One genomic window of Branchiostoma floridae strain S238N-H82 chromosome 4, Bfl_VNyyK, whole genome shotgun sequence includes the following:
- the LOC118414736 gene encoding gamma-aminobutyric acid type B receptor subunit 2-like isoform X2, protein MRWFLSLLLGLELFTGTRSEGRAKDLFLYGMFDQGNSPVTARKDPAYQGLLPACEMAIEQINNRSDILPGYNLKIPDDMIMGGRAVAVYHLIMKLFHEPTMIMILGPGGAVVDLIAETAPIFNLIQLTFSTYSPALSDRQTYPFLFKTIQTDNVHNPARIALLQHFGWDKVATIQDTDDRFTTIASNLNELLGEANITVQSSGGFGKDVTSQLSQLENLKAVDARIVIALMAPHQCRKLLCWAYNNGMYGSRYLWIFNGALRENWWKPRKSDTLDCTAEEIDQVMEYSISTEPSFFADEGEQGIAGYSSPNDYWEAHVDYARLKYGAPEAKSTVYVPLAFDAVYAAALALNASAAELPAGRGLEDWSYEDSSMRSVFFRNMEKTNFLGVSGPVRFDKTGDRLGRIIIKQIQDGKAVEVGKFHAYEKKIIWSDTTPPKWKGGQPPVDEVRKITREIRVSDGLLYTMVSLAGLGMIFCLLFLAFNFKFREKRVIKMSSPRLNNALILGCIFAYLAIILFGLTENVAESNQAFYMCKARVWIMVVGFTLAFGSMFSKTWRVYALFRHTKVEKKVIKDFHLFAMVGSFLLMDVVFLMLWEVLDPITMQREKFPEEEDPNRNDVLYLPELRRCTSDYLMYWLGIIYASKGILILFGIFLAWETRKVQIPELNDSKQIGLCVYNVMIMSAVGVPIINLLDSQQLDISFAVLSVCIIVCTSTTLALVFVPKIWQGLRHGFEIQRSGKFLTRKGSSGTVTNGCDDHISCKKEIILLKNQINVLNKEIMEIRKRKGSKGDRNGPSLSQAIVISADRLSVNGSTSTSNTKSTAGSTKSLPLKDMNNDIEMQVIKETSA, encoded by the exons GGTGGTCGTGCCGTTGCCGTGTACCACCTCATCATGAAGCTGTTCCATGAGCCCACGATGATCATGATTCTGGGCCCGGGTGGCGCGGTGGTGGACCTCATCGCGGAGACTGCGCCTATCTTCAACCTTATCCAG CTCACGTTCTCGACGTACTCGCCGGCTCTGTCGGACAGGCAGACTTACCCTTTCCTGTTCAAAACTATCCAGACTGACAATGTGCACAACCCGGCCAGAATCGCGCTGCTGCAGCATTTCGGCTGGGACAAGGTTGCCACCATTCAGGACACCGATGATCGATTTACAACG ATAGCGTCCAATTTGAATGAGTTGCTGGGAGAGGCGAACATCACCGTCCAATCTTCGGGAGGTTTCGGCAAAGATGTGACATCACAACTCAGCCAGCTGGAGAACCTCAAG GCTGTAGACGCTAGGATCGTGATTGCCCTGATGGCCCCACACCAGTGCCGGAAGCTACTCTGCTGG GCTTATAATAACGGGATGTATGGTTCTCGGTACCTGTGGATATTCAATGGTGCCCTAAGGGAGAACTGGTGGAAGCCACGGAAGTCTGACACCCTGGACTGTACAGCAGAGGAGATAGACCAGGTCATGGAGTACAGCATATCCACAGAGCCGTCATTCTTCGCAGATGAGGGCGAACAGGGCATAGCCGGATAT TCGTCTCCAAACGACTACTGGGAAGCACACGTGGACTACGCCAGGTTGAAGTACGGCGCGCCGGAAGCCAAATCCACAGTCTATGTACCCCTGGCGTTTGATGCTGTTTACGCCGCGGCGCTGGCTCTGAACGCGTCAGCCGCTGAGCTTCCGGCCGGGAGGGGGCTGGAGGACTGGTCCTACGAAGACAGCAGCATGAGGAGCGTGTTCTTTCGCAACATGGAGAAGACGAACTTCTTGGGAGTGTCG GGTCCGGTCCGCTTTGACAAAACTGGTGACCGCTTGGGCCGTATCATCATTAAGCAGATCCAAG ACGGCAAAGCTGTAGAGGTTGGAAAGTTTCACGCTTACGAGAAGAAGATAATATGGAGCGACACAACCCCTCCCAAGTGGAAAG GTGGCCAGCCCCCTGTAGACGAGGTACGGAAGATTACCCGTGAGATCCGCGTGTCAGACGGCCTGTTGTACACCATGGTCAGCCTGGCAGGCCTGGGGATGATCTTCTGCCTGCTGTTCTTGGCCTTCAACTTCAAATTTAGGGAAAAAAG AGTGATCAAGATGTCCTCCCCGCGCCTGAACAATGCGCTCATCCTGGGGTGCATATTTGCATACCTCGCCATCATCCTGTTCGGACTCACAGAGAATGTGGCAGAGTCCAATCAAGCGTTCTACATGTGTAAG GCTCGGGTGTGGATCATGGTGGTGGGGTTTACTCTGGCGTTTGGCAGCATGTTCAGCAAAACATGGCGTGTCTACGCTCTCTTCCGACACACCAAGGTGGAGAAAAAG GTGATCAAAGACTTCCACCTGTTCGCGATGGTCGGGAGTTTCCTGCTGATGGACGTGGTTTTCCTGATGCTGTGGGAGGTTCTGGACCCCATCACCATGCAGCGAGAGAAATTTCCAGAAGAG GAGGATCCCAACCGCAACGACGTCCTATACCTCCCGGAGCTAAGGCGATGTACCTCCGACTACCTGATGTACTGGCTCGGAATCATCTACGCATCAAAAG GAATCCTGATCTTGTTCGGCATCTTCCTGGCCTGGGAGACGCGGAAGGTCCAGATCCCCGAGCTGAACGACTCCAAGCAGATCGGCCTGTGCGTGTACAACGTGATGATCATGTCAGCTGTCGGGGTTCCCATCATCAACCTGCTGGACTCCCAGCAGCTGGACATCAGCTTCGCCGTGCTGTCAGTCTGCATCATTGTCTGTACCTCTACCACTCTGGCGCTGGTCTTCGTCCCAAAG ATTTGGCAAGGTCTGAGACATGGCTTCGAGATTCAGAGATCGGGCAAGTTTCTGACGAGAAAGGGGAGTTCCGGGACTGTCACCAACGGCTGTGATGATCACATCAGCTGCAAGAAGGAGATCATCTTGCTCAAAAACCAGATCAACGTTCTCAAC AAAGAAATCATGGAGATCAGGAAAAGAAAAGGAAGCAAGGGGGACAGAAACGGCCCGTCGCTGAGTCAGGCTATCGTGATCTCCGCAGACAGACTGTCCGTGAACGGTTCAACCTCAACCTCAAACACCAAGTCTACAGCAGGGAGTACCAAATCACTCCCATTGAAGGACATGAACAATGACATAGAAATGCAGGTCATCAAAGAAACGTCGGCCTAA